The following are from one region of the Streptomyces rubrogriseus genome:
- a CDS encoding PPOX class F420-dependent oxidoreductase, whose product MTQGPAPRPLSDEALSALLGKQQFGTLATVKRSGHPHLTTMLYSWDSEARTVRFSTTADRVKVGHLRRNPRAALHVQGGDVWSFAVAEGEAEVSESTTAPGDAVGRELLAMVPQAAKPEDEDAFLAQLVAERRMVIRLKVDRLYGTALDITG is encoded by the coding sequence ATGACTCAAGGACCAGCGCCTCGCCCCCTGTCCGACGAAGCCCTCTCCGCCCTGCTCGGCAAGCAGCAGTTCGGCACGCTCGCCACCGTCAAGCGCAGTGGCCACCCGCACCTGACCACGATGCTGTACAGCTGGGACTCCGAAGCCCGCACGGTGCGCTTCTCGACGACGGCCGACCGGGTCAAGGTCGGGCATCTGCGGCGCAACCCGCGTGCGGCGCTGCATGTGCAGGGTGGCGACGTGTGGTCGTTCGCCGTCGCCGAAGGCGAGGCCGAGGTGTCCGAGAGCACGACCGCTCCCGGCGACGCCGTCGGGCGGGAACTGCTCGCGATGGTCCCGCAGGCCGCGAAGCCGGAGGACGAAGACGCGTTCCTGGCGCAACTGGTCGCCGAGCGCCGGATGGTCATCCGGTTGAAGGTGGACCGCCTGTACGGCACGGCACTCGACATCACCGGCTGA
- a CDS encoding DUF397 domain-containing protein, producing the protein MNTTELAWFKSSYSSGGDGDCVEVATCTGTIHVRDSKVRQGAQLALSPTAWTRFLNTCVHEMADQPQALTTS; encoded by the coding sequence ATGAACACGACGGAACTGGCCTGGTTCAAAAGCTCGTACAGCAGCGGAGGTGACGGCGACTGCGTCGAGGTGGCGACCTGCACCGGCACCATTCACGTCCGGGACTCCAAAGTACGGCAGGGCGCCCAGCTCGCCCTCTCCCCGACGGCCTGGACCCGTTTCCTCAACACGTGCGTCCATGAAATGGCCGATCAGCCGCAGGCGTTGACCACATCATGA
- a CDS encoding VWA domain-containing protein, whose product MITRTRLAAGACALLAALAAGMAFPAGASAGEPTGEDAPKVDLVLDVSGSMRTRDIDGGTRMAAAKQAFNEVLDATPEEVQLGIRTLGADYPGDDRKTGCKDTAQLYPVGPLDRTEAKTAVATLSPTGWTPIGPALLKAADDLDGGDGSKRIVLISDGEDTCAPLDPCEVAREIAAKGIGLTIDTLGLVPNTKMRRQLSCIAEATGGTYTSVEHTDELTDKVNQLVDRAADPVVTPVATEGADACAKAPTLKSGLYTDREEFGQQRWYRVDVEPGQELRASVSVGADRAVNPSYGVLLRAVTVHGREIVRGEAAGNGRTDVLSTGLRYPKAESDEDDAPAEAVCLQVTNSFSVASGVKTTPGLPLELTVDVVDGPGDSDDVAAFGLGRGWWLLGLLVLVGFVAGLLWGWLSRWRFAIWRTN is encoded by the coding sequence ATGATCACAAGAACACGGCTGGCGGCGGGTGCCTGTGCACTGCTCGCCGCGCTGGCGGCCGGGATGGCGTTCCCGGCCGGGGCGAGCGCCGGTGAACCCACGGGTGAGGACGCGCCGAAGGTCGACCTCGTACTCGACGTCAGCGGTTCGATGCGGACGCGGGACATCGACGGCGGTACGCGCATGGCGGCGGCGAAGCAGGCGTTCAACGAGGTGCTCGACGCGACGCCGGAAGAGGTGCAGCTGGGCATCCGGACGCTCGGCGCGGACTACCCGGGCGACGACCGCAAGACCGGCTGCAAGGACACCGCGCAGCTCTACCCGGTCGGCCCGCTGGACCGCACCGAGGCGAAGACGGCGGTGGCGACCCTGTCGCCGACCGGCTGGACGCCGATCGGGCCGGCGCTGCTCAAGGCGGCCGACGACCTCGACGGCGGCGACGGTTCCAAGCGGATCGTGCTGATCAGCGACGGCGAGGACACCTGCGCCCCGCTGGACCCGTGCGAGGTGGCCCGCGAGATCGCCGCCAAGGGCATCGGGCTGACCATCGACACGCTGGGACTGGTCCCGAACACCAAGATGCGCCGGCAGCTCAGCTGCATCGCCGAGGCGACCGGCGGCACGTACACCTCGGTCGAGCACACCGACGAACTCACCGACAAGGTGAACCAGTTGGTGGACCGGGCGGCCGACCCGGTGGTGACGCCGGTGGCCACCGAGGGCGCGGACGCGTGCGCGAAGGCGCCGACGCTGAAGTCGGGGCTGTACACCGACCGCGAGGAGTTCGGGCAGCAGCGCTGGTACCGGGTGGACGTGGAGCCCGGCCAGGAGCTGCGCGCCTCCGTGAGCGTGGGCGCCGACCGGGCCGTGAACCCGTCCTACGGGGTGCTGCTGCGGGCGGTTACGGTGCACGGCCGGGAGATCGTGCGCGGTGAGGCGGCGGGCAACGGCCGTACCGACGTGCTCTCGACGGGGCTGCGCTACCCGAAGGCGGAGAGCGACGAGGACGACGCCCCGGCCGAGGCCGTGTGCCTCCAGGTGACCAACTCCTTCTCCGTCGCCTCCGGTGTGAAGACCACGCCCGGTCTGCCGCTGGAGCTGACCGTCGACGTCGTGGACGGCCCGGGCGACTCCGACGACGTGGCCGCCTTCGGCCTCGGGCGCGGCTGGTGGCTGCTCGGCCTGCTGGTGCTGGTCGGCTTCGTCGCCGGTCTGCTGTGGGGCTGGCTCTCGCGCTGGCGGTTCGCGATCTGGAGGACCAACTGA
- a CDS encoding TOPRIM nucleotidyl transferase/hydrolase domain-containing protein, translating into MADMDAFRDEIARWAAAGGAGDTAGDLAADLVRDLGLRTAVLLEGPSDLAAVQALAAREDRDLTAEGVAVVSMGGAMSVGRYAGLLGPPGLGLRLTGLCDAREEPFYVRGWQRAGAARDFHVCVADLEDEMIRALGPARVEEVIRSEDELRPWQTFLAQPAQHGRPRQQQLRRFLSTRKGRKIRYGGLLVEALDGARPPAPLADLLAGL; encoded by the coding sequence ATGGCGGACATGGACGCGTTCCGGGACGAGATCGCCCGCTGGGCGGCGGCGGGCGGCGCCGGGGACACGGCGGGTGACCTGGCGGCGGATCTGGTGAGGGATCTCGGCCTGCGGACGGCGGTGCTGCTGGAGGGCCCCAGCGACCTCGCCGCCGTCCAGGCCCTGGCGGCCCGCGAGGACCGCGACCTGACCGCCGAGGGCGTGGCCGTGGTGTCCATGGGCGGCGCGATGAGTGTCGGCCGCTACGCGGGGCTGCTCGGCCCACCCGGCCTCGGCCTGCGCCTGACCGGCCTCTGCGACGCCCGGGAGGAGCCCTTCTACGTCCGCGGCTGGCAACGGGCGGGCGCTGCACGCGACTTCCACGTCTGCGTGGCCGACCTGGAGGACGAGATGATCCGGGCACTGGGCCCGGCGCGGGTCGAGGAGGTCATACGCTCCGAGGACGAACTCCGCCCCTGGCAGACCTTCCTGGCCCAGCCCGCCCAGCACGGCCGCCCCCGGCAACAGCAGTTGCGCCGCTTCCTCAGCACCAGGAAGGGCCGCAAGATCCGCTACGGCGGCCTCCTCGTCGAGGCCCTCGACGGCGCACGGCCACCGGCCCCGCTCGCGGATCTCCTGGCGGGGCTGTGA
- a CDS encoding NUDIX hydrolase encodes MNRYEALRRRVPEWFRNEPGGIEILTDPALVRRARRSAVPTVRRGPLGSLRAWARAALRPVPTGVVSANRYLWYLRDPVRFPDGRLGLYDRLLPPPESSPGVVVLPLLDDGAKVVLIEHYRHATRDRHWEAVRGFGDPGATGEENVARELAEEVSARPTAVTALGELHPDTGLCAHRVELYAARVQSVGAPEVGEAIQRVITVPAAEAEAMVADGRITDGFTVAVLYRARLAGLFTSVTENGGEN; translated from the coding sequence ATGAACCGGTACGAGGCCCTGCGCCGACGCGTTCCGGAGTGGTTCCGCAACGAGCCCGGGGGGATCGAGATCCTGACGGACCCCGCGCTGGTCCGCAGGGCCCGGCGGTCGGCCGTCCCGACGGTGCGACGTGGCCCGTTGGGTTCCCTGCGGGCGTGGGCGAGGGCTGCCCTGCGGCCGGTCCCGACCGGTGTGGTGTCGGCCAACCGCTACCTGTGGTACCTACGCGATCCGGTGCGGTTCCCCGACGGCCGGCTCGGGCTGTACGACCGTCTTCTGCCGCCTCCGGAGTCCTCCCCCGGCGTCGTCGTGCTGCCGCTCCTCGACGACGGGGCGAAGGTCGTGCTGATCGAGCACTACCGGCACGCCACCCGCGATCGGCACTGGGAGGCCGTGCGCGGCTTCGGTGATCCGGGCGCGACCGGCGAGGAGAACGTGGCGCGGGAGCTGGCGGAGGAGGTCTCCGCGCGTCCCACGGCGGTGACCGCCCTCGGTGAGCTCCACCCCGACACCGGTCTGTGTGCGCACCGCGTCGAACTCTACGCGGCACGAGTGCAGTCGGTGGGTGCACCGGAAGTGGGCGAGGCGATCCAGCGGGTGATCACGGTGCCGGCCGCCGAGGCGGAAGCCATGGTGGCCGACGGCCGGATCACCGACGGCTTCACGGTCGCCGTCCTCTACCGGGCCCGGCTGGCCGGGTTGTTCACGTCTGTCACGGAAAACGGCGGCGAGAACTGA
- a CDS encoding GNAT family N-acetyltransferase, producing MNSKPFTSGPRENAVTITRVADRQWHALDDDLVVGRGYAARRADGRLFVSIDAWHDAPFDRLAEAMLAELPAPLHTVVDEADAELTARWLRAGFTVRRREWEYVVPTDPQDTGLGEALPPSGVTIVPAGQADEGLLRAVDRAIRDEVGATVGWQSMPAEVVTFPEGDTIVDPSKYAVAAAPDRYLGLIRVVTVRGPRIGLVAVRTGEQRRGIARALLAHALGTLHRSGFTEARAEVQESHHAASALFEGIGARPTSSNLELVR from the coding sequence ATGAACTCAAAGCCCTTCACATCCGGCCCGAGAGAAAACGCCGTGACGATCACGCGCGTCGCGGACCGGCAATGGCACGCACTGGACGACGACTTGGTGGTCGGCCGCGGATATGCGGCGCGCCGGGCCGACGGTCGCCTCTTCGTCAGCATCGACGCCTGGCACGACGCCCCCTTCGACCGGCTCGCCGAGGCGATGCTGGCGGAACTTCCGGCACCGTTGCACACGGTGGTGGACGAAGCCGATGCCGAGCTGACGGCCCGCTGGCTGCGGGCGGGGTTCACGGTCCGCCGCCGCGAGTGGGAGTACGTCGTACCGACCGACCCGCAGGACACAGGGCTCGGCGAGGCCCTGCCGCCTTCCGGCGTGACGATCGTTCCCGCCGGTCAGGCGGACGAGGGTCTGCTGCGGGCCGTGGACCGCGCGATCCGTGACGAAGTCGGCGCGACCGTCGGGTGGCAGTCGATGCCGGCGGAGGTGGTCACCTTCCCCGAGGGCGACACCATCGTCGATCCGTCGAAGTACGCGGTGGCCGCGGCGCCGGACCGCTACCTGGGGCTGATCCGGGTGGTGACGGTGAGAGGACCGCGCATCGGGCTGGTCGCGGTCCGCACCGGCGAGCAGCGCCGCGGCATCGCGCGGGCACTGCTGGCCCACGCGCTGGGGACACTGCACCGCTCGGGGTTCACCGAGGCGCGGGCCGAAGTCCAGGAGTCCCATCACGCGGCATCGGCGCTGTTCGAGGGCATCGGCGCCCGGCCGACGAGCAGCAACCTGGAGCTGGTGCGATGA
- a CDS encoding helix-turn-helix domain-containing protein yields MSDGTGGAEALCGGGEPERSDSLRTFGEVVKAFRKRAGLTQEEFAPQVRYSVPTVASIEQGRRFPPLDFVERAEEVLDAFGVLRGAARHLSRQPGLASWFRQWARFEAEAVSLYTYECRLVPGLLQTEAYARTLFTNQLPPLSDDQIETQWVARAERQRLLKERPNTAFSFILEEHLFLRRTGGAQTTRELIDHVLRLAELRNVEVQVMPLERKAHAGMDGPMQLLETPDARWFAYNEGQRGGMFVSERKEVSVLQMRYARMRSQALSLDDSLGLLQRMRGAS; encoded by the coding sequence ATGTCGGACGGAACGGGTGGCGCGGAAGCGCTCTGCGGGGGCGGGGAACCGGAGCGGTCGGACAGCCTCAGGACCTTCGGCGAGGTCGTCAAGGCGTTCCGCAAACGGGCGGGCCTGACCCAGGAGGAGTTCGCCCCGCAGGTGCGCTACTCGGTGCCGACGGTGGCGTCGATCGAGCAGGGGCGGCGCTTTCCTCCGCTGGACTTCGTGGAGCGCGCGGAGGAAGTCCTCGACGCGTTCGGTGTGCTGCGGGGTGCGGCACGGCATCTGTCACGGCAACCGGGGCTGGCCAGCTGGTTCCGCCAGTGGGCGCGGTTCGAGGCGGAGGCGGTGAGTCTGTACACGTATGAATGCCGGTTGGTCCCGGGGCTGTTGCAGACCGAGGCGTACGCGCGCACGTTGTTCACGAACCAACTGCCGCCACTGAGTGACGACCAGATCGAGACGCAATGGGTGGCCAGGGCGGAACGGCAGCGGCTGCTCAAGGAGCGACCGAACACGGCGTTCAGCTTCATCTTGGAGGAGCATCTGTTCCTGCGCCGCACAGGCGGGGCGCAGACCACTCGGGAGTTGATCGACCACGTGCTGAGGCTGGCGGAGCTACGGAACGTGGAGGTGCAGGTGATGCCATTGGAGCGGAAGGCACACGCAGGCATGGACGGCCCCATGCAGCTCCTGGAGACGCCCGACGCTCGCTGGTTCGCCTACAACGAGGGGCAGCGCGGAGGCATGTTCGTCTCTGAACGGAAAGAGGTCAGCGTCCTCCAGATGAGGTATGCCAGGATGCGGTCACAGGCCCTCTCCCTCGACGACTCCCTGGGCCTGTTGCAGCGGATGCGAGGAGCCTCATGA
- the infA gene encoding translation initiation factor IF-1 — protein MTKHKNVIEVEGKVVECLRSAMFTVELENGHQVLAHVSGKIRKNYIRIMLEDRVLVELPPYDLTRGRIVFRYRN, from the coding sequence ATGACGAAGCACAAGAACGTCATCGAGGTCGAGGGCAAGGTCGTCGAGTGCCTGCGCAGCGCCATGTTCACAGTTGAGCTCGAGAACGGCCACCAGGTCCTCGCGCACGTCAGCGGGAAGATCCGCAAGAACTACATCAGGATCATGCTGGAAGACCGGGTACTGGTGGAGCTCCCGCCGTACGACTTGACGCGCGGCCGGATCGTGTTCCGGTACCGGAACTAG
- a CDS encoding IucA/IucC family protein, with the protein MERVDLLPPPTGADAPLPDGAAARDDVARRADAHAAVPLLNCLLREVAEPLPGPGARPVYLLPGGRLLRVRRGRRPAEPEVRTQDGWHRVDHAELVKLVAEALRRHTGVPNHELPTEMTDSRDAVAALLTARARATPPADPYLRSEQALLTGHTHHPAPKARGGGPHAGWLPYAPEAHARFPLTLLAVREDTVVDEGDTAALDALGKAPPGYRLLPAHPWQLELTAAALAPAFADGRLVRVGTTGFFAWPTAAIRTVYAPEYLPGRDLFLKFSLDVRVTNDIRRLWRHDLLRLRRTDTAATEAFASLGPPAAWLGDRGHRTADFAFEELAVVVRDGLRDHLLPGATPLLAAALVEGFPDSPLTATADPAAWWEAYLAAVVPPVLTAFADDGVVLEAHLQNTLVAVDATGMPVQALFRDAEGVKLLPDTPRAAGWERLVYCLVVNHLYEIAAALTEHHPAFDPWPAVRRTLARHDLPEIPALLTAPTLPAKTNLLLRWTGADGADARYRPLPNPLRVA; encoded by the coding sequence GTGGAACGCGTGGATCTCCTGCCCCCGCCCACCGGCGCCGACGCCCCCCTTCCGGACGGCGCCGCCGCCCGGGACGACGTGGCGCGCCGCGCCGACGCCCACGCGGCCGTACCGCTGCTGAACTGCCTGCTGCGCGAGGTGGCCGAACCGCTGCCGGGCCCCGGCGCCCGCCCCGTGTACCTGCTGCCCGGCGGCAGACTGCTGCGGGTGCGACGGGGACGGCGGCCCGCCGAACCGGAGGTCCGCACGCAGGACGGGTGGCACCGGGTCGACCACGCCGAACTGGTGAAGCTCGTCGCCGAGGCCCTGCGCCGGCACACCGGTGTGCCCAACCACGAACTGCCCACCGAGATGACCGACAGCCGCGACGCGGTGGCCGCCCTGCTGACGGCACGCGCGCGTGCCACCCCGCCCGCCGACCCGTACCTCCGCTCCGAGCAGGCCCTGCTCACCGGCCACACCCACCACCCCGCCCCCAAGGCACGCGGCGGCGGCCCGCACGCCGGGTGGCTGCCCTACGCGCCCGAGGCACACGCCCGCTTCCCGCTGACGCTGCTCGCCGTGCGCGAGGACACCGTCGTCGACGAGGGCGACACCGCCGCCCTGGACGCCCTCGGCAAGGCCCCGCCCGGCTACCGACTGCTGCCCGCCCACCCCTGGCAACTGGAGCTGACGGCAGCCGCCCTCGCCCCCGCCTTCGCCGACGGCCGGCTCGTCCGGGTGGGCACGACCGGCTTCTTCGCCTGGCCGACGGCCGCGATCCGCACGGTGTACGCGCCCGAGTACCTCCCCGGCCGGGACCTGTTCCTGAAGTTCAGCCTCGACGTGCGCGTCACCAACGACATCCGCCGCCTGTGGCGCCACGACCTGCTGAGACTGCGCCGCACCGACACGGCCGCCACCGAGGCCTTCGCCTCCCTGGGCCCTCCCGCCGCCTGGCTCGGCGACCGCGGCCACCGCACCGCGGACTTCGCCTTCGAGGAACTGGCCGTCGTCGTCCGCGACGGCCTGCGCGACCACCTCCTGCCCGGCGCGACCCCGCTCCTGGCCGCCGCGCTCGTGGAAGGCTTCCCCGACAGCCCGCTGACCGCCACCGCTGACCCGGCGGCCTGGTGGGAGGCGTACCTCGCCGCCGTCGTGCCGCCCGTCCTGACCGCCTTCGCCGACGACGGCGTCGTCCTGGAGGCGCACCTGCAGAACACGCTGGTCGCCGTGGACGCGACCGGCATGCCGGTGCAGGCCCTCTTCCGGGACGCGGAGGGCGTCAAACTACTGCCGGACACCCCGAGGGCGGCCGGCTGGGAACGCCTGGTCTACTGCCTGGTCGTCAACCATCTGTACGAGATCGCCGCCGCCCTCACCGAACACCACCCGGCCTTCGACCCCTGGCCCGCCGTCCGCCGCACCCTGGCCCGCCACGACCTGCCCGAAATCCCGGCCCTGCTCACCGCCCCGACCCTCCCCGCCAAGACCAACCTCCTGCTGCGCTGGACCGGCGCGGACGGCGCCGACGCCCGCTACCGGCCGCTGCCCAACCCGCTGCGCGTGGCCTGA
- a CDS encoding IucA/IucC family protein, with the protein MHRPPSAAAEVAEELAAVRPALAARFAAERPGARAAVLSRLWRALAFEPLPWVEGRERSGDGLVLRLRDGRRLSGPPADPYRTDAYVRVVRLDEVAYDDPERLLTDLAVPHSASFAAELGHSAASLALSRAAQPRAVREGAPENHPDEWPDSGWGWERRVVDGHPYHPGCRARPGFSVAEQLAYGPEHGPVVELGLMPVPAAECLVTGVWPGELRDGARVLVPVHPWQAAHVLKQSYGAGPAAHPLMSLRTLAVPGSVHVKTALSARLTSSVRDISVASIAASADLSSFGARLAARLDGLLHVTRTLGAATAHSPDLAAVLREAPEVYASPGEHVVPVAALATTGLPRSAAWLAAFARLALTVGLRALELGVALEAHGQNLLVVLSATGDPLRLVYRDLADIRVSPARLARHGLAAHGLPGRVLTDEPLALRRKLFGSLVGGALAATAGSGPALRRALEAAVPELPRTEDVVALREEPLPVKALTVMRLTPGHAGDIWTVLPNPLATGPC; encoded by the coding sequence GTGCATCGTCCCCCCAGTGCGGCGGCCGAGGTCGCCGAGGAGCTGGCGGCCGTCCGTCCCGCTCTGGCCGCCCGGTTCGCGGCCGAGCGGCCAGGGGCCCGCGCGGCCGTGCTGTCGCGGCTGTGGCGTGCCCTCGCCTTCGAACCGCTGCCGTGGGTCGAGGGCCGGGAGCGGTCCGGGGACGGGCTCGTCCTGCGCCTGCGGGACGGCCGCCGGCTGAGCGGTCCGCCCGCCGACCCGTACCGCACGGACGCCTACGTCCGGGTGGTACGGCTGGACGAGGTCGCGTACGACGACCCGGAGCGGCTGCTGACCGACCTCGCCGTACCGCACTCGGCCTCCTTCGCCGCCGAACTCGGGCACAGTGCGGCGTCCTTGGCCCTGTCGCGCGCGGCACAGCCCCGGGCGGTCCGGGAGGGGGCGCCCGAGAATCACCCGGACGAGTGGCCGGACAGCGGCTGGGGCTGGGAGCGGCGGGTGGTCGACGGGCACCCGTACCACCCCGGCTGCCGTGCGCGGCCCGGCTTCTCGGTGGCGGAGCAGCTCGCCTACGGGCCCGAGCACGGGCCGGTGGTGGAGCTGGGGCTCATGCCGGTCCCGGCGGCGGAGTGCCTGGTGACGGGGGTGTGGCCCGGGGAGCTGCGGGACGGGGCGCGGGTGCTGGTCCCGGTGCATCCTTGGCAGGCCGCGCACGTGCTCAAGCAGTCGTACGGGGCCGGGCCCGCCGCGCATCCGCTGATGTCCCTGCGGACCCTCGCCGTGCCCGGCTCGGTGCACGTCAAGACCGCGCTGAGTGCCCGGCTGACGTCCTCGGTGCGGGACATCTCGGTCGCCTCGATCGCCGCGTCGGCCGATCTGTCGTCGTTCGGGGCGCGGTTGGCGGCGCGTCTGGACGGCCTGCTCCACGTGACCCGCACGCTGGGCGCGGCCACCGCCCACTCCCCCGACCTGGCCGCCGTCCTGCGCGAAGCGCCCGAGGTGTACGCCTCGCCCGGCGAGCACGTCGTCCCGGTGGCCGCGTTGGCGACCACCGGACTGCCGCGTTCCGCCGCGTGGCTCGCCGCCTTCGCCCGTCTCGCGCTCACCGTCGGGCTGCGCGCGCTGGAGCTGGGCGTGGCCCTCGAGGCGCACGGTCAGAACCTCCTGGTCGTGCTGTCCGCGACGGGCGACCCGCTGCGCCTGGTCTACCGCGACCTGGCCGACATCCGCGTCTCCCCGGCCCGCCTGGCCCGGCACGGCCTCGCGGCCCACGGCCTGCCCGGCCGGGTACTGACCGACGAACCGCTCGCGCTGCGCCGGAAGCTGTTCGGCTCGCTGGTGGGAGGCGCGCTGGCGGCCACGGCCGGTTCGGGCCCGGCCCTGCGCAGGGCCCTGGAGGCGGCGGTGCCGGAACTGCCGCGCACGGAGGACGTCGTGGCCCTGCGGGAGGAACCGCTGCCGGTGAAGGCGCTGACGGTGATGCGGCTGACGCCCGGACATGCGGGCGACATCTGGACCGTGCTGCCCAATCCCTTGGCAACCGGTCCCTGCTGA